One Flavobacterium sp. 90 DNA segment encodes these proteins:
- a CDS encoding TIGR00730 family Rossman fold protein, which produces MRLEDFDNDEDKVIQDRLKQKTWNEIRTNDSWAIFKIMAEFVNGYESMGRIGPCVSIFGSARTKPDDKYYLLAEKIAFKISKAGYGVITGGGPGIMEAGNKGAHLGGGTSVGLNIELPFEQHFNPYIDHDKNLNFDYFFVRKVMFVKYSQGFVVMPGGFGTLDEMFEAITLIQTKKIGKFPIILVGVEFWSGLIDWVKTVLVEKMQTVSPEDLNLFKIVDTEDEVVDVLDKFYKKYDLSPNF; this is translated from the coding sequence ATGAGATTAGAAGATTTTGATAATGATGAGGACAAAGTAATTCAGGATCGTTTGAAACAAAAAACGTGGAATGAAATTAGAACAAATGACAGCTGGGCGATTTTTAAAATCATGGCCGAATTTGTAAACGGTTATGAAAGCATGGGACGTATTGGTCCTTGTGTATCGATTTTTGGATCGGCGCGAACAAAACCAGATGATAAGTATTATTTATTGGCGGAGAAAATTGCATTCAAAATCAGTAAAGCTGGTTACGGTGTGATCACAGGAGGTGGTCCCGGAATCATGGAAGCTGGAAATAAAGGTGCGCATTTAGGAGGCGGAACTTCGGTTGGTTTGAATATCGAATTACCTTTTGAGCAGCATTTTAACCCGTATATTGACCACGATAAAAACCTGAATTTCGATTATTTCTTTGTGAGAAAAGTTATGTTCGTTAAATATTCGCAAGGTTTTGTGGTTATGCCAGGTGGTTTTGGAACTCTTGACGAAATGTTTGAAGCGATTACTTTGATTCAGACTAAGAAAATTGGAAAATTCCCAATTATTTTAGTTGGTGTTGAATTTTGGTCTGGATTGATTGACTGGGTAAAAACTGTTTTGGTTGAAAAAATGCAAACTGTAAGCCCGGAAGATTTAAACTTATTTAAAATCGTAGACACTGAAGATGAAGTAGTTGATGTATTAGATAAATTCTACAAGAAATACGACTTAAGTCCGAATTTCTAA